A stretch of the Rosa rugosa chromosome 5, drRosRugo1.1, whole genome shotgun sequence genome encodes the following:
- the LOC133711042 gene encoding YTH domain-containing protein ECT4-like isoform X3, whose product MDDQDRIVSTGERPVKPDVLKEQPVLPKDERIASVNPSPAAVITGPSRTATEQPKFSDVAGELSTTHPLNLYGSNEQSMSYSGYGSSTGTWDGYPQYINTDGMHVVSPVMYSDNPSLLYHSGYGFNPEIAYGPYSPVATPLASYLVDGQMYSPQQVPFSPSYYPQPSPPSLSHITSAIPVTPTERMTSESSSTDNMAFGPGSGYFVNFRSFSGGDLSGNLGSSPLASPGIYPQPMGILGSYEHSVGQRSMHGFGLVSSSFTGRYPHNTSHQSSNFGGPSYLFGNDRSRLTVDKGRRRDREWDSISVFSNSHDISNDRNRGPRASKLKDKNVSDQGSSSSARKMDLSASGINLDSINQKDFVTDYEEAKFFIIKSFSEDNVHKSIKYSVWASTPHGNKKLDAAYHEAKRIKSSCPVFLLFSVNASGQFCGVAEMIGPVDFGKDADYWQQDRWNGQFQVQWHIIKDVPNIRFRHILLENNDNKPVTHSRDCQEVNLKQGIELLKIFNDYDARTSIVDDFEFYDDRERSLKERKARQQACATTDASESVALDTVKEASNISDQALEMKGSGSKEFAGTEHDSSSKTDSVVYEHDAVQQISDSLSQVLQLEESDKEVVPPSERGGTHDSESVDKEVTVVST is encoded by the exons ATGGACGACCAAGATCGAATCGTCTCCACTG GAGAGAGACCTGTTAAGCCAGATGTCTTGAAAGAGCAG CCAGTTTTGCCCAAAGATGAGAGGATAGCTTCAGTAAATCCTTCTCCGGCTGCAGTCATTACAGGGCCTTCACGCACTGCCACAGAACAACCCAAGTTTTCAGATGTTGCAGGAGAACTTAGCACCACCCATCCACTCAATTTGTATGGATCCAATGAACAGAGTATGTCTTATAGTG GTTATGGAAGTAGCACTGGTACTTGGGATGGATATCCTCAGTATATCAATACTGATGGAATGCATGTTGTATCACCG GTAATGTACAGTGATAATCCATCTCTTCTGTATCACTCTGGTTATGGTTTCAATCCCGAAATTGCATATGGACCATATTCACCGGTTGCTACACCTTTGGCTTCTTATTTGGTAGATGGCCAGATGTATTCTCCACAACAGGTCCCCTTCTCTCCATCTTATTACCCTCAACCATCTCCTCCAAGTCTGTCTCATATTACTTCAGCTATTCCAGTGACACCAACTGAGCGGATGACCTCAGAAAGTAGTAGCACTGACAACATGGCCTTTGGGCCAGGATCAGGTTACTTTGTAAATTTTAGATCATTTAGTGGAGGAGATCTATCTGGAAATCTTGGTTCGAGCCCTTTAGCATCTCCAGGGATTTACCCTCAGCCAATGGGCATACTTGGATCTTATGAGCACAGTGTTGGGCAG AGATCAATGCATGGATTTGGACTGGTATCTAGTTCCTTTACAGGGCGCTACCCACATAATACTTCTCATCAGAGCTCCAACTTTGGTGGTCCTTCTTACTTGTTTGGTAATGACCGGAGCCGACTGACTGTTGACAAGGGTAGAAGAAGAGATAGGGAGTGGGATTCAATTTCCGTTTTCAGTAATTCACATGATATCTCCAATGACCGTAATCGAGGACCAAGGGCTTCAAAGCTGAAGGACAAGAACGTGTCTGACCAGGGCTCTTCATCTAGTGCTAGGAAAATGGATCTATCTGCTTCTGGAATTAACCTCGACTCAATTAACCAGAAGGATTTTGTCACAGATTATGAGGAGGCAAAGTTCTTTATCATTAAGTCTTTCAGTGAGGATAATGTTCATAAAAGTATTAAATACAGTGTTTGGGCCAGCACTCCCCATGGAAACAAGAAGCTTGATGCTGCTTATCATGAGGCGAAGAGGATAAAAAGCAGCTGTCCAGTCTTTCTCTTATTTTCG GTTAATGCCAGTGGACAGTTTTGCGGAGTAGCTGAAATGATTGGACCAGTAGACTTTGGAAAAGATGCTGATTACTGGCAGCAAGACAGGTGGAATGGCCAATTTCAAGTTCAGTGGCACATTATTAAGGATGTTCCTAACATTCGCTTCCGTCACATTCTACTTGAAAATAATGATAATAAGCCTGTCACTCACAGCCGAGATTGTCAGGAG GTGAATCTGAAACAAGGAATTGAGCTGTTGAAAATTTTCAATGATTATGATGCACGGACATCTATAGttgatgattttgaattttatgaTGACCGCGAAAGGTCCTTGAAGGAAAGGAAAGCCAGACAACAAGCTTGTGCAACTACAGATGCTTCTGAGTCAGTTGCTCTTGATACTGTTAAGGAAGCTTCTAATATTTCCGATCAAGCCTTGGAGATGAAAGGAAGTGGTAGCAAAGAATTTGCAGGAACTGAACATGACAGTAGCTCCAAAACAGATTCAGTTGTATATGAACATGATGCTGTACAGCAAATATCTGATAGTTTATCTCAAGTATTGCAGTTGGAAGAGAGTGACAAAGAGGTAGTACCACCATCTGAAAGAGGCGGCACACATGACAGCGAGTCCGTTGACAAGGAGGTAACAGTTGTATCAACTTAA
- the LOC133711042 gene encoding YTH domain-containing protein ECT4-like isoform X4, producing MSYSGYGSSTGTWDGYPQYINTDGMHVVSPVMYSDNPSLLYHSGYGFNPEIAYGPYSPVATPLASYLVDGQMYSPQQVPFSPSYYPQPSPPSLSHITSAIPVTPTERMTSESSSTDNMAFGPGSGYFVNFRSFSGGDLSGNLGSSPLASPGIYPQPMGILGSYEHSVGQISHPQRSMHGFGLVSSSFTGRYPHNTSHQSSNFGGPSYLFGNDRSRLTVDKGRRRDREWDSISVFSNSHDISNDRNRGPRASKLKDKNVSDQGSSSSARKMDLSASGINLDSINQKDFVTDYEEAKFFIIKSFSEDNVHKSIKYSVWASTPHGNKKLDAAYHEAKRIKSSCPVFLLFSVNASGQFCGVAEMIGPVDFGKDADYWQQDRWNGQFQVQWHIIKDVPNIRFRHILLENNDNKPVTHSRDCQEVNLKQGIELLKIFNDYDARTSIVDDFEFYDDRERSLKERKARQQACATTDASESVALDTVKEASNISDQALEMKGSGSKEFAGTEHDSSSKTDSVVYEHDAVQQISDSLSQVLQLEESDKEVVPPSERGGTHDSESVDKEVTVVST from the exons ATGTCTTATAGTG GTTATGGAAGTAGCACTGGTACTTGGGATGGATATCCTCAGTATATCAATACTGATGGAATGCATGTTGTATCACCG GTAATGTACAGTGATAATCCATCTCTTCTGTATCACTCTGGTTATGGTTTCAATCCCGAAATTGCATATGGACCATATTCACCGGTTGCTACACCTTTGGCTTCTTATTTGGTAGATGGCCAGATGTATTCTCCACAACAGGTCCCCTTCTCTCCATCTTATTACCCTCAACCATCTCCTCCAAGTCTGTCTCATATTACTTCAGCTATTCCAGTGACACCAACTGAGCGGATGACCTCAGAAAGTAGTAGCACTGACAACATGGCCTTTGGGCCAGGATCAGGTTACTTTGTAAATTTTAGATCATTTAGTGGAGGAGATCTATCTGGAAATCTTGGTTCGAGCCCTTTAGCATCTCCAGGGATTTACCCTCAGCCAATGGGCATACTTGGATCTTATGAGCACAGTGTTGGGCAG ATTTCTCATCCACAGAGATCAATGCATGGATTTGGACTGGTATCTAGTTCCTTTACAGGGCGCTACCCACATAATACTTCTCATCAGAGCTCCAACTTTGGTGGTCCTTCTTACTTGTTTGGTAATGACCGGAGCCGACTGACTGTTGACAAGGGTAGAAGAAGAGATAGGGAGTGGGATTCAATTTCCGTTTTCAGTAATTCACATGATATCTCCAATGACCGTAATCGAGGACCAAGGGCTTCAAAGCTGAAGGACAAGAACGTGTCTGACCAGGGCTCTTCATCTAGTGCTAGGAAAATGGATCTATCTGCTTCTGGAATTAACCTCGACTCAATTAACCAGAAGGATTTTGTCACAGATTATGAGGAGGCAAAGTTCTTTATCATTAAGTCTTTCAGTGAGGATAATGTTCATAAAAGTATTAAATACAGTGTTTGGGCCAGCACTCCCCATGGAAACAAGAAGCTTGATGCTGCTTATCATGAGGCGAAGAGGATAAAAAGCAGCTGTCCAGTCTTTCTCTTATTTTCG GTTAATGCCAGTGGACAGTTTTGCGGAGTAGCTGAAATGATTGGACCAGTAGACTTTGGAAAAGATGCTGATTACTGGCAGCAAGACAGGTGGAATGGCCAATTTCAAGTTCAGTGGCACATTATTAAGGATGTTCCTAACATTCGCTTCCGTCACATTCTACTTGAAAATAATGATAATAAGCCTGTCACTCACAGCCGAGATTGTCAGGAG GTGAATCTGAAACAAGGAATTGAGCTGTTGAAAATTTTCAATGATTATGATGCACGGACATCTATAGttgatgattttgaattttatgaTGACCGCGAAAGGTCCTTGAAGGAAAGGAAAGCCAGACAACAAGCTTGTGCAACTACAGATGCTTCTGAGTCAGTTGCTCTTGATACTGTTAAGGAAGCTTCTAATATTTCCGATCAAGCCTTGGAGATGAAAGGAAGTGGTAGCAAAGAATTTGCAGGAACTGAACATGACAGTAGCTCCAAAACAGATTCAGTTGTATATGAACATGATGCTGTACAGCAAATATCTGATAGTTTATCTCAAGTATTGCAGTTGGAAGAGAGTGACAAAGAGGTAGTACCACCATCTGAAAGAGGCGGCACACATGACAGCGAGTCCGTTGACAAGGAGGTAACAGTTGTATCAACTTAA
- the LOC133711042 gene encoding YTH domain-containing protein ECT4-like isoform X2, with product MDDQDRIVSTGERPVKPDVLKEQPVLPKDERIASVNPSPAAVITGPSRTATEQPKFSDVAGELSTTHPLNLYGSNEQSYGSSTGTWDGYPQYINTDGMHVVSPVMYSDNPSLLYHSGYGFNPEIAYGPYSPVATPLASYLVDGQMYSPQQVPFSPSYYPQPSPPSLSHITSAIPVTPTERMTSESSSTDNMAFGPGSGYFVNFRSFSGGDLSGNLGSSPLASPGIYPQPMGILGSYEHSVGQISHPQRSMHGFGLVSSSFTGRYPHNTSHQSSNFGGPSYLFGNDRSRLTVDKGRRRDREWDSISVFSNSHDISNDRNRGPRASKLKDKNVSDQGSSSSARKMDLSASGINLDSINQKDFVTDYEEAKFFIIKSFSEDNVHKSIKYSVWASTPHGNKKLDAAYHEAKRIKSSCPVFLLFSVNASGQFCGVAEMIGPVDFGKDADYWQQDRWNGQFQVQWHIIKDVPNIRFRHILLENNDNKPVTHSRDCQEVNLKQGIELLKIFNDYDARTSIVDDFEFYDDRERSLKERKARQQACATTDASESVALDTVKEASNISDQALEMKGSGSKEFAGTEHDSSSKTDSVVYEHDAVQQISDSLSQVLQLEESDKEVVPPSERGGTHDSESVDKEVTVVST from the exons ATGGACGACCAAGATCGAATCGTCTCCACTG GAGAGAGACCTGTTAAGCCAGATGTCTTGAAAGAGCAG CCAGTTTTGCCCAAAGATGAGAGGATAGCTTCAGTAAATCCTTCTCCGGCTGCAGTCATTACAGGGCCTTCACGCACTGCCACAGAACAACCCAAGTTTTCAGATGTTGCAGGAGAACTTAGCACCACCCATCCACTCAATTTGTATGGATCCAATGAACAGA GTTATGGAAGTAGCACTGGTACTTGGGATGGATATCCTCAGTATATCAATACTGATGGAATGCATGTTGTATCACCG GTAATGTACAGTGATAATCCATCTCTTCTGTATCACTCTGGTTATGGTTTCAATCCCGAAATTGCATATGGACCATATTCACCGGTTGCTACACCTTTGGCTTCTTATTTGGTAGATGGCCAGATGTATTCTCCACAACAGGTCCCCTTCTCTCCATCTTATTACCCTCAACCATCTCCTCCAAGTCTGTCTCATATTACTTCAGCTATTCCAGTGACACCAACTGAGCGGATGACCTCAGAAAGTAGTAGCACTGACAACATGGCCTTTGGGCCAGGATCAGGTTACTTTGTAAATTTTAGATCATTTAGTGGAGGAGATCTATCTGGAAATCTTGGTTCGAGCCCTTTAGCATCTCCAGGGATTTACCCTCAGCCAATGGGCATACTTGGATCTTATGAGCACAGTGTTGGGCAG ATTTCTCATCCACAGAGATCAATGCATGGATTTGGACTGGTATCTAGTTCCTTTACAGGGCGCTACCCACATAATACTTCTCATCAGAGCTCCAACTTTGGTGGTCCTTCTTACTTGTTTGGTAATGACCGGAGCCGACTGACTGTTGACAAGGGTAGAAGAAGAGATAGGGAGTGGGATTCAATTTCCGTTTTCAGTAATTCACATGATATCTCCAATGACCGTAATCGAGGACCAAGGGCTTCAAAGCTGAAGGACAAGAACGTGTCTGACCAGGGCTCTTCATCTAGTGCTAGGAAAATGGATCTATCTGCTTCTGGAATTAACCTCGACTCAATTAACCAGAAGGATTTTGTCACAGATTATGAGGAGGCAAAGTTCTTTATCATTAAGTCTTTCAGTGAGGATAATGTTCATAAAAGTATTAAATACAGTGTTTGGGCCAGCACTCCCCATGGAAACAAGAAGCTTGATGCTGCTTATCATGAGGCGAAGAGGATAAAAAGCAGCTGTCCAGTCTTTCTCTTATTTTCG GTTAATGCCAGTGGACAGTTTTGCGGAGTAGCTGAAATGATTGGACCAGTAGACTTTGGAAAAGATGCTGATTACTGGCAGCAAGACAGGTGGAATGGCCAATTTCAAGTTCAGTGGCACATTATTAAGGATGTTCCTAACATTCGCTTCCGTCACATTCTACTTGAAAATAATGATAATAAGCCTGTCACTCACAGCCGAGATTGTCAGGAG GTGAATCTGAAACAAGGAATTGAGCTGTTGAAAATTTTCAATGATTATGATGCACGGACATCTATAGttgatgattttgaattttatgaTGACCGCGAAAGGTCCTTGAAGGAAAGGAAAGCCAGACAACAAGCTTGTGCAACTACAGATGCTTCTGAGTCAGTTGCTCTTGATACTGTTAAGGAAGCTTCTAATATTTCCGATCAAGCCTTGGAGATGAAAGGAAGTGGTAGCAAAGAATTTGCAGGAACTGAACATGACAGTAGCTCCAAAACAGATTCAGTTGTATATGAACATGATGCTGTACAGCAAATATCTGATAGTTTATCTCAAGTATTGCAGTTGGAAGAGAGTGACAAAGAGGTAGTACCACCATCTGAAAGAGGCGGCACACATGACAGCGAGTCCGTTGACAAGGAGGTAACAGTTGTATCAACTTAA
- the LOC133711043 gene encoding uncharacterized protein LOC133711043 yields MMECAIPGKLLCASTSRLWNPRPRKVVLSRRRNTGRLSAHNNNLCSSSKFKIKAHTSQVGIAKPTNLTDSDIQGFVWPSPTDEIPFWKKEFPSWDANLELTSEQTKDSKLMHIVHVTAEMAPIAKVGGLGDVVTGLARACLSRGHTVHIMLPFYECIQKHQINDLTLITTYNSYHDGNWIPINAYHGVVSGIPVIFLEPSCQFFKGHQVYGGSYNELEAYMFFSRACLEWMQVTGTQPDIIHVHEWQAGALPILYWDMYHHLSLKKPRIVLTIHNMEHYGECRQEQLSMCGLDGSLYATFDKAVDDRTVGHNPERLSLLKGGIVYSNAVVTVSPTYLKETLCSGWLSSTLMRNRDKYFGIVNGIDTMMWNPSTDVFLPSKFNVKNSEGKKLCKYYVQRGLGLASGNHVTDTTLKVPLVVCITRLVAQKGLHLITHAIKQVEELGGQMVVLGKAPDHRVEREFEDLADSLNQGPSIRILLMYSEELSHLLYAAADIVLVPSMYEPCGLAQMIGMRYGAVPVVRKTGGLADTVFDMDDESNHEMANGFVFEGMDEASLNCALDRAFTCYRNKPGEWNCIVKKVMKMDNSWNNTARKYIEIYESVTAS; encoded by the exons ATGATGGAGTGTGCAATTCCGGGAAAGTTGCTTTGTGCTTCAACTTCAAGACTCTGGAATCCAAGGCCGAGGAAGGTAGTGTTGAGCAGAAGAAGAAACACGGGACGACTGAGTGCCCACAACAACAACTTGTGCAGCTCCTCTAAATTCAAGATTAAAGCTCACACATCACAG GTCGGCATTGCAAAGCCAACAAATTTGACTGATTCTGATATTCAGGGATTTGTTTGGCCTTCTCCAACAGATGAAATCCCATTTTGGAAGAAGGAGTTCCCTTCTTGGGATGCAAACTTGGAACTTACCTCTGAACAAACCAAGGATTCCAAACTCATGCACATTGTTCATGTTACAGCTGAAATGGCACCAATAGCGAAAGTTGGTGGTCTTGGTGATGTTGTAACTGGACTTGCTCGAGCATGTTTATCTCGTGGCCACACAGTGCATATCATGCTTCCTTTCTATGAGTGTATCCAGAAGCATCAAATCAATGACTTGACGTTAATCACAACATATAACTCTTATCATGATGGAAACTGGATCCCCATTAATGCATATCATGGGGTAGTTTCAGGAATCCCAGTTATATTTCTTGAACCATCCTGTCAGTTCTTTAAGGGACATCAGGTGTATGGGGGTTCATACAATGAGCTGGAGGCATATATGTTCTTTAGTCGTGCTTGCCTTGAATGGATGCAG GTGACTGGAACACAACCTGATATCATACATGTCCATGAGTGGCAGGCTGGTGCTTTACCCATACTTTATTGGGACATGTATCATCATCTTTCACTTAAG AAGCCGAGAATAGTATTGACAATCCATAACATGGAGCACTATGGTGAATGTAG ACAAGAGCAACTTAGCATGTGTGGTCTTGATGGATCCCTCTATGCAACCTTTGACAAG GCAGTTGATGATCGAACTGTTGGTCACAATCCCGAACGGTTAAGCTTATTGAAAGGTGGAATTGTCTACAGCAATGCAGTAGT CACAGTTTCTCCAACATATCTCAAAGAGACACTCTGCTCTGGATGGCTTTCAAGTACTTTGATGAGAAATCGTGATAA GTACTTTGGTATAGTAAATGGAATAGACACTATGATGTGGAACCCTTCTACTGATGTTTTCTTGCCTTCGAAATTCAATG TTAAAAACTCTGAGGGCAAGAAGTTATGCAAATACTATGTTCAAAGGGGACTTGGTTTGGCCTCAGGCAACCACGTGACAGATACTACTCTCAAGGTGCCTTTGGTTGTCTGTATTACTCGCTTAGTTGCACAAAAGGGTCTTCATTTGATTACTCATGCAATCAAGCAAGTTGAAGAACTA GGTGGACAGATGGTTGTACTGGGAAAAGCCCCGGATCACCGGGTTGAAAGAGAATTTGAAGACCTTGCAGATTCG CTTAACCAAGGTCCTAGCATTCGGATTTTATTGATGTATAG TGAGGAGCTATCCCACTTACTTTATGCTGCTGCAGACATTGTTCTAGTTCCTTCCATGTATGAGCCATGTGGACTGGCCCAAATGATTGGCATGCGTTATGGGGCA GTCCCAGTAGTTAGAAAGACTGGCGGTCTTGCAGATACAGTCTTTGACATGGATGATGAGTCAAACCATGAGATGGCAAATGG GTTTGtttttgaaggaatggatgaaGCTTCCCTGAATTGTGCTCTAGATCGTGCATTTACTTGCTATAGAAACA AGCCAGGAGAATGGAATTGCATTGTTAAGAAGGTAATGAAGATGGATAATAGCTGGAACAACACAGCTCGCAAGTACATTGAGATTTATGAATCAGTTACAGCATCATGA
- the LOC133711042 gene encoding YTH domain-containing protein ECT4-like isoform X1, translating to MDDQDRIVSTGERPVKPDVLKEQPVLPKDERIASVNPSPAAVITGPSRTATEQPKFSDVAGELSTTHPLNLYGSNEQSMSYSGYGSSTGTWDGYPQYINTDGMHVVSPVMYSDNPSLLYHSGYGFNPEIAYGPYSPVATPLASYLVDGQMYSPQQVPFSPSYYPQPSPPSLSHITSAIPVTPTERMTSESSSTDNMAFGPGSGYFVNFRSFSGGDLSGNLGSSPLASPGIYPQPMGILGSYEHSVGQISHPQRSMHGFGLVSSSFTGRYPHNTSHQSSNFGGPSYLFGNDRSRLTVDKGRRRDREWDSISVFSNSHDISNDRNRGPRASKLKDKNVSDQGSSSSARKMDLSASGINLDSINQKDFVTDYEEAKFFIIKSFSEDNVHKSIKYSVWASTPHGNKKLDAAYHEAKRIKSSCPVFLLFSVNASGQFCGVAEMIGPVDFGKDADYWQQDRWNGQFQVQWHIIKDVPNIRFRHILLENNDNKPVTHSRDCQEVNLKQGIELLKIFNDYDARTSIVDDFEFYDDRERSLKERKARQQACATTDASESVALDTVKEASNISDQALEMKGSGSKEFAGTEHDSSSKTDSVVYEHDAVQQISDSLSQVLQLEESDKEVVPPSERGGTHDSESVDKEVTVVST from the exons ATGGACGACCAAGATCGAATCGTCTCCACTG GAGAGAGACCTGTTAAGCCAGATGTCTTGAAAGAGCAG CCAGTTTTGCCCAAAGATGAGAGGATAGCTTCAGTAAATCCTTCTCCGGCTGCAGTCATTACAGGGCCTTCACGCACTGCCACAGAACAACCCAAGTTTTCAGATGTTGCAGGAGAACTTAGCACCACCCATCCACTCAATTTGTATGGATCCAATGAACAGAGTATGTCTTATAGTG GTTATGGAAGTAGCACTGGTACTTGGGATGGATATCCTCAGTATATCAATACTGATGGAATGCATGTTGTATCACCG GTAATGTACAGTGATAATCCATCTCTTCTGTATCACTCTGGTTATGGTTTCAATCCCGAAATTGCATATGGACCATATTCACCGGTTGCTACACCTTTGGCTTCTTATTTGGTAGATGGCCAGATGTATTCTCCACAACAGGTCCCCTTCTCTCCATCTTATTACCCTCAACCATCTCCTCCAAGTCTGTCTCATATTACTTCAGCTATTCCAGTGACACCAACTGAGCGGATGACCTCAGAAAGTAGTAGCACTGACAACATGGCCTTTGGGCCAGGATCAGGTTACTTTGTAAATTTTAGATCATTTAGTGGAGGAGATCTATCTGGAAATCTTGGTTCGAGCCCTTTAGCATCTCCAGGGATTTACCCTCAGCCAATGGGCATACTTGGATCTTATGAGCACAGTGTTGGGCAG ATTTCTCATCCACAGAGATCAATGCATGGATTTGGACTGGTATCTAGTTCCTTTACAGGGCGCTACCCACATAATACTTCTCATCAGAGCTCCAACTTTGGTGGTCCTTCTTACTTGTTTGGTAATGACCGGAGCCGACTGACTGTTGACAAGGGTAGAAGAAGAGATAGGGAGTGGGATTCAATTTCCGTTTTCAGTAATTCACATGATATCTCCAATGACCGTAATCGAGGACCAAGGGCTTCAAAGCTGAAGGACAAGAACGTGTCTGACCAGGGCTCTTCATCTAGTGCTAGGAAAATGGATCTATCTGCTTCTGGAATTAACCTCGACTCAATTAACCAGAAGGATTTTGTCACAGATTATGAGGAGGCAAAGTTCTTTATCATTAAGTCTTTCAGTGAGGATAATGTTCATAAAAGTATTAAATACAGTGTTTGGGCCAGCACTCCCCATGGAAACAAGAAGCTTGATGCTGCTTATCATGAGGCGAAGAGGATAAAAAGCAGCTGTCCAGTCTTTCTCTTATTTTCG GTTAATGCCAGTGGACAGTTTTGCGGAGTAGCTGAAATGATTGGACCAGTAGACTTTGGAAAAGATGCTGATTACTGGCAGCAAGACAGGTGGAATGGCCAATTTCAAGTTCAGTGGCACATTATTAAGGATGTTCCTAACATTCGCTTCCGTCACATTCTACTTGAAAATAATGATAATAAGCCTGTCACTCACAGCCGAGATTGTCAGGAG GTGAATCTGAAACAAGGAATTGAGCTGTTGAAAATTTTCAATGATTATGATGCACGGACATCTATAGttgatgattttgaattttatgaTGACCGCGAAAGGTCCTTGAAGGAAAGGAAAGCCAGACAACAAGCTTGTGCAACTACAGATGCTTCTGAGTCAGTTGCTCTTGATACTGTTAAGGAAGCTTCTAATATTTCCGATCAAGCCTTGGAGATGAAAGGAAGTGGTAGCAAAGAATTTGCAGGAACTGAACATGACAGTAGCTCCAAAACAGATTCAGTTGTATATGAACATGATGCTGTACAGCAAATATCTGATAGTTTATCTCAAGTATTGCAGTTGGAAGAGAGTGACAAAGAGGTAGTACCACCATCTGAAAGAGGCGGCACACATGACAGCGAGTCCGTTGACAAGGAGGTAACAGTTGTATCAACTTAA